The following are encoded in a window of Williamwhitmania taraxaci genomic DNA:
- a CDS encoding DUF6261 family protein translates to MPNLSHLPNSAIGTTGERIEDVVLGTNNQEVIQSSYFTNLQARNKSFDTSFNLMPMNMYTENVVKLDGLRDKAVRGLFSHLKGQANHPDPLISEVGRKALTIARAVGTPSHIVALPHSEESKEIQKILTNLRANLTPAEIVRINLQPWIDAVEGTQNEFETIYGTRSDDKAQKAEIDSATKERGDLEAAIRGFIKYVEAMEITTAAPFWHDLGMRIEERIQEVLRNSRPNSRPKPDEEK, encoded by the coding sequence ATGCCAAACTTATCACATTTACCAAACTCCGCCATAGGCACAACAGGCGAGCGCATCGAGGATGTGGTGCTTGGAACCAACAACCAGGAGGTAATCCAAAGCAGCTACTTTACTAACTTACAGGCCCGGAACAAAAGCTTCGATACGAGCTTCAACCTCATGCCGATGAATATGTACACCGAAAATGTGGTGAAGCTCGATGGACTGCGCGACAAGGCAGTAAGGGGCTTATTTAGTCACCTGAAGGGGCAAGCCAACCATCCCGACCCCCTCATATCGGAGGTAGGCCGAAAGGCCTTGACCATTGCCCGAGCAGTGGGCACGCCCAGCCATATCGTGGCGCTTCCGCACTCCGAAGAGTCGAAGGAGATTCAAAAGATACTTACCAACCTGCGTGCCAACCTAACGCCGGCAGAGATAGTGCGCATAAATCTCCAACCGTGGATCGATGCCGTAGAGGGCACTCAGAACGAGTTTGAAACCATTTACGGCACCCGCTCCGACGATAAGGCCCAGAAAGCCGAAATAGACTCGGCCACCAAGGAGCGCGGCGACCTGGAGGCTGCCATCCGAGGGTTTATAAAATATGTGGAGGCTATGGAGATTACCACCGCTGCCCCATTCTGGCACGACCTAGGCATGCGCATCGAGGAGCGCATTCAAGAAGTACTCCGCAACTCGCGCCCCAACAGCCGCCCCAAACCCGACGAGGAAAAATAA
- a CDS encoding SMI1/KNR4 family protein, with product MTNTDKLKKIIDLQSEKFDWKINPLNDGVNENQLAEIEKLIDDKLPAELSDFYLANNGESGDERSCFLGHRFMPINEVIKQIEFGLSLVKPAERKLNNPEKSKGLLNKIVDFYFAKAPKKGLFKKSWYKIEFSCGLGSYGGPYLYKSEKAEGKGRETIDINFDDYKKLSPLVKELHELEKDSYNWDELEFVMYSEQKYEVKRTDYNFNEEIPFTSTPVGAIKKMYFNPKWIPVFSDHGGNYIGIDLDPDTNGINGQVIIFGRDEEDMFVLSNSITDFFDLIISKIVDESVDFKKELHFHEILKDMINNGK from the coding sequence ATGACCAATACAGATAAACTAAAGAAAATAATTGATTTGCAATCCGAGAAATTTGATTGGAAAATAAACCCTCTTAATGACGGTGTGAATGAAAATCAATTAGCTGAAATAGAGAAACTGATTGATGATAAATTGCCGGCTGAACTATCTGATTTTTATCTTGCTAATAATGGAGAATCAGGTGATGAGCGAAGTTGTTTTCTTGGTCATAGATTCATGCCAATCAATGAAGTGATTAAGCAGATTGAATTTGGATTATCTTTAGTAAAACCAGCTGAAAGAAAGCTTAATAACCCTGAAAAATCTAAGGGATTACTTAATAAGATTGTAGATTTTTATTTTGCAAAAGCTCCAAAAAAAGGATTATTTAAGAAAAGCTGGTATAAAATTGAGTTTTCTTGTGGTTTAGGTTCGTATGGTGGGCCATATTTATATAAATCTGAAAAGGCTGAAGGAAAAGGTAGAGAAACAATTGATATTAATTTTGATGATTATAAGAAATTATCTCCATTAGTTAAAGAATTACATGAATTAGAAAAGGACTCCTATAATTGGGATGAACTTGAGTTCGTTATGTACTCTGAACAGAAATATGAAGTTAAAAGGACAGATTATAATTTTAATGAGGAAATTCCATTTACTTCAACCCCTGTCGGAGCTATTAAGAAAATGTATTTTAATCCCAAATGGATTCCTGTATTCTCTGACCATGGTGGAAATTATATTGGTATTGACTTAGACCCAGATACTAATGGGATTAATGGTCAAGTGATAATTTTCGGTAGAGACGAAGAAGATATGTTTGTGCTTTCAAATAGTATCACAGACTTTTTCGATTTGATTATTTCAAAAATTGTTGATGAATCAGTTGATTTTAAAAAGGAATTACATTTTCACGAGATTTTAAAGGATATGATTAATAATGGAAAATAA
- a CDS encoding MATE family efflux transporter produces MNSETGYRRIWQIAVPIIIGSVAQNLLNVIDTIFLGQLGEVALGAGAIGGLLHLAAVMVAYGFTIGTQIVVARRFGQKKYGSIGITLTHSFYFLTVLVLLLFWILWQMAPTILGAMIHSPRIMEASIEFLSWRKWGLFFVTISLIFQAFYIGIGKTRIISVANSLAVVTNIVLDYGLIFGNLGLPKMGIPGAALASVIAELVGCLFYVIYTMITVDSVKYNLFAFTRYSSNFFKPLLRISLPTMFQNLLSFSSWLLFFLFVEGMGERVLAASNIVRSLYVLLLIPVWGIASATSSLTSFLIGRGRKEEVMGLVWRAEVLSLLSVLVVLLITGFFARDLLSLYSKDISLIEYTLPVLFVVAIAGPVLSIGFIAFNAVAGTGKTNVTFILETADLGLYVLLGYLFASVFHLSISAVWTVEIFYGLFMAMAALLYLRFGNWRNAAHF; encoded by the coding sequence ATGAACTCAGAAACAGGATATAGGCGTATTTGGCAAATTGCGGTTCCAATTATCATTGGTAGCGTTGCTCAGAACTTGCTCAACGTTATCGATACCATATTTCTGGGACAGCTGGGAGAAGTTGCTCTTGGTGCCGGAGCCATTGGTGGCTTGCTGCACTTGGCCGCAGTTATGGTTGCCTACGGTTTTACCATTGGTACTCAAATAGTGGTGGCTCGAAGGTTTGGCCAAAAGAAGTATGGCAGCATTGGCATTACACTTACCCACTCGTTTTACTTTCTCACGGTTCTGGTGCTTCTTCTATTTTGGATTTTATGGCAAATGGCCCCAACCATTTTGGGTGCCATGATCCACTCTCCGCGAATAATGGAAGCCTCCATCGAGTTTTTGTCTTGGCGCAAGTGGGGATTGTTCTTTGTGACCATAAGCTTAATTTTTCAAGCGTTTTATATTGGAATTGGCAAAACGCGCATCATTTCCGTTGCCAACTCCTTGGCGGTGGTTACCAATATTGTGCTGGACTACGGCCTCATCTTTGGAAATTTAGGTTTGCCAAAGATGGGAATTCCCGGTGCTGCGCTGGCTTCGGTAATAGCGGAGCTGGTTGGGTGTTTGTTTTACGTTATCTATACCATGATTACGGTAGATAGCGTTAAATACAACCTGTTTGCATTTACCCGATACAGCTCTAACTTCTTTAAGCCACTGTTGCGGATTTCGCTGCCCACCATGTTTCAGAATCTGCTATCGTTTAGCAGCTGGCTGCTCTTTTTCCTCTTTGTGGAGGGAATGGGCGAGCGGGTTCTTGCCGCGTCCAATATTGTGCGCAGCTTATATGTGCTGCTGCTTATCCCGGTGTGGGGTATTGCCTCGGCAACGAGCAGCCTTACCAGCTTTTTGATTGGACGAGGGCGCAAAGAGGAGGTTATGGGGCTGGTGTGGAGGGCTGAAGTTCTTTCGCTACTATCGGTGCTGGTGGTTTTGCTCATTACCGGATTCTTTGCCCGCGATTTGCTTTCGCTCTACTCAAAGGATATTTCGCTTATTGAGTATACCCTTCCGGTTCTTTTCGTTGTGGCTATTGCCGGGCCTGTTCTTTCCATCGGATTTATTGCCTTTAATGCTGTTGCCGGAACAGGTAAAACCAACGTTACCTTTATTCTCGAAACTGCCGATTTGGGACTATACGTGTTGCTCGGATATCTATTTGCGTCCGTGTTTCACCTCTCTATTTCGGCTGTGTGGACGGTGGAGATCTTCTATGGGCTATTTATGGCTATGGCTGCCTTGCTCTATCTGAGGTTTGGAAATTGGCGCAATGCCGCACACTTTTAG
- a CDS encoding S9 family peptidase, giving the protein MRRILYIVACLSFATAASGQNKLFTIDEAVVGTRQSLAPQNLSAIQWKGETSTFSFNRKDSVFVQTVNDSKPSLLFTLANLNGWVKQANVNVLKRMPSFQWVSSVSIMFSSGNETIFVNVADKKVERILSAEEDAENIDFRPDNKALAYTVKNNLYVKAEGAERMVVTSDQNQNIINGQSVHRNEFGISKGTFWSPNGNMLAFYRMDQTMVTDYPLVDITQRIAKVTPIKYPMAGMTSHQVTVGVFNPKTGSTVFLKTGEPLDHYLTNVSWTPDEKFILIAELNRGQNHMSLNQYNATTGDFVKTLFEEKNARYVEPSNPAIFFPNEPNTFVWQSQRDGFNHLYKYDLSGKLFGQITKGNWMVTNFIGFTSDAKDVLFTSTIDSPLEVNLCKVNLKTKKLLRLTKEEGTHQPIVNFVSGLFIDRYSSITVPNRICITDFSGEQRQELLVSVNPLMDYRMPEMKIFTIKAADDSTNLYCRMIKPIDFDSTKKYPVVVYVYGGPHAQLVTNRWLGGTGLWDYHMAQKGYIMFTVDNRGSSNRGFDFESIIHRNLGANELADQMRGIQYLFKLPYVDTARVGVHGWSFGGFMTTQMMLKENKIFKVGVAGGPVIDWSLYEVMYGERYMDTPEENPEGYKNANMLNYVENLTGKLMLIHGDIDNTVVWQNSLEFIHECVGKRVMVDYFVYPQHEHNVRGTDRIHLMRKVTDYFDTYLKK; this is encoded by the coding sequence ATGAGAAGAATTCTATACATTGTTGCGTGCTTATCCTTTGCTACTGCGGCTAGCGGTCAGAATAAGCTATTTACCATTGATGAAGCGGTGGTGGGAACACGACAGAGCCTTGCGCCCCAAAACCTTTCGGCTATTCAATGGAAGGGCGAAACCTCCACGTTTTCCTTTAACCGGAAGGACTCTGTGTTTGTTCAGACAGTTAACGATAGCAAGCCATCGCTGCTGTTTACCCTGGCCAACCTTAACGGATGGGTAAAACAAGCTAACGTAAATGTGCTGAAAAGAATGCCCTCCTTTCAATGGGTGAGTTCGGTGTCGATCATGTTCAGTAGTGGCAATGAAACCATATTTGTGAATGTAGCCGATAAAAAGGTGGAAAGAATACTGAGCGCGGAGGAGGATGCCGAGAACATCGATTTCCGCCCCGACAATAAGGCTTTGGCATATACGGTAAAGAACAACCTTTACGTTAAAGCAGAGGGTGCCGAGCGCATGGTAGTAACCTCCGATCAAAACCAGAATATCATTAACGGACAGAGCGTACACCGCAATGAATTTGGTATTTCTAAGGGCACTTTTTGGTCGCCCAATGGGAATATGCTGGCCTTTTACCGTATGGACCAAACGATGGTTACCGATTATCCATTGGTGGATATTACCCAGCGTATTGCTAAGGTTACTCCCATTAAATACCCCATGGCAGGAATGACTAGCCATCAGGTTACGGTGGGTGTCTTTAATCCTAAAACTGGATCAACCGTATTTCTGAAAACGGGAGAGCCATTGGATCACTATTTAACAAACGTATCCTGGACTCCCGACGAAAAATTCATTTTGATTGCGGAGCTAAACCGTGGTCAGAATCACATGAGCCTAAATCAGTATAATGCCACTACGGGTGATTTTGTTAAGACCCTATTTGAGGAGAAGAATGCTCGCTATGTGGAGCCTTCTAATCCTGCAATCTTTTTTCCTAACGAGCCAAATACATTTGTTTGGCAGAGCCAGCGCGATGGGTTCAATCACCTATACAAGTATGATTTGAGCGGTAAGTTATTCGGTCAAATAACTAAGGGCAATTGGATGGTTACAAACTTTATCGGATTTACTTCCGACGCTAAGGATGTGCTATTCACTTCCACCATCGATAGCCCTCTGGAAGTAAACCTATGTAAGGTAAATCTCAAGACTAAGAAGTTGTTACGACTTACTAAGGAAGAGGGAACCCACCAGCCAATTGTAAATTTTGTCAGCGGACTCTTTATCGATAGGTATAGCAGTATTACGGTTCCAAACCGAATTTGTATCACCGATTTTTCGGGAGAGCAGCGGCAGGAACTCTTGGTTTCCGTAAATCCTCTTATGGATTACCGTATGCCCGAAATGAAGATCTTCACTATTAAGGCGGCAGACGATTCTACCAATCTATACTGCCGCATGATTAAGCCTATCGACTTTGACTCGACAAAGAAATACCCTGTGGTTGTTTATGTTTACGGTGGACCTCATGCGCAATTGGTTACCAACCGATGGCTTGGAGGAACAGGCCTGTGGGACTACCATATGGCTCAAAAGGGCTACATCATGTTTACTGTAGATAATCGCGGATCGTCCAATCGTGGCTTCGATTTCGAAAGTATTATTCACCGCAACCTTGGCGCCAACGAGCTTGCCGATCAGATGCGCGGGATTCAATACCTCTTTAAGCTGCCTTACGTTGATACTGCTCGAGTTGGGGTACACGGCTGGAGCTTCGGAGGGTTTATGACCACCCAAATGATGCTTAAGGAGAATAAGATATTTAAGGTTGGCGTTGCCGGCGGACCGGTAATAGACTGGAGCCTTTACGAGGTGATGTATGGCGAACGCTACATGGATACTCCGGAGGAAAACCCCGAAGGCTACAAGAATGCAAACATGCTGAACTATGTTGAGAACCTGACTGGTAAATTGATGTTGATCCATGGCGATATCGATAATACTGTTGTATGGCAGAATAGCCTTGAGTTTATACACGAGTGTGTGGGAAAAAGGGTAATGGTCGACTATTTTGTGTATCCCCAGCACGAGCATAATGTGCGCGGAACGGATCGTATCCATTTAATGCGCAAGGTTACCGACTATTTTGATACTTATCTTAAGAAATAG
- a CDS encoding ATP-binding cassette domain-containing protein has translation MSESILKALMQLFAIIAWPEEKGSLGDRRAIVESFLKLQINRDLVDEYLKIFDTFYDLYQLKLSEKSKSVKRASSSSVRLLKICTEINNQLTQQQKVVVLVRLLEFARSESGTVSNQEMAFIATVAETFHIEDTEFNSILNYALLSFDKIEHTEDILTISNEPEDYSGFGKKHIFSDNFRGEVKILSILSANMFFIRYHGKHELYLNGHLLLPDRIFVLNAGASIRNAKINAIYYSDILSRFTLDKVKERITFEAKEVEYKFRGGQFGLHSLSFSEESGKLIGIMGASGAGKSTLLNVLNGSDAPTSGEVQINGISIHKEKEATKGLIGFVSQDDLLMEDLSVFQNLYYNAKLCFSNYSENDIVETVDRTLINLGLFDIKHMRVGSPLNKKISGGQRKRLNIALELIREPTILFLDEPTSGLSSRDSENILDLLKELTLKGKLVFVVIHQPSSDIFKMFDKLLILDTGGYLIYNGDPIESIIYFKSRIQHANWNESECATCGNVNPEQIFNIVEANVLDEYGNSTRVRKTSPKEWNYYYDEFSAKENSTTTVYADMPEKQFKIPNRLKQLWVFISRDLLSKFANKQYWVINLVEPPLLAFILSYIIKFYNVDVNNKIGYTLADNSNLPVYIFMSVIVAIFIGLTVSAEEIIKDQKILKRESFLNLSRASYLLSKVAILIGISAIQAFLFVIVGNTIMEVQGMYFAYWIVLFSAWVSANMLGLLISDSFKTVVTIYILIPFLVIPQIILSGIIVKYEKLNPNISSPDRIPFYGEVIVARWAYEALAVFQFKENQYQQQFYELDRAMSVADFRRNYWIKSMNNKIDFIEREGITADQHKKAENAVILIQNELLRHAKLLPQLSPPQGIIKGLSQAKITHETISQLRDYLELIRQYYVKLYNTANNKKDAIISTAQSTNISKESFLQEKRDYFNENLSDLVQNNDEVDRIIEYDNHLIQKIDPIFLYPEGKFIASHFYAPAKPIFGYYYSTFWVNIIVIWVMSGFLYVAVYFRWVRKLLEISEFRQGNKKE, from the coding sequence ATGAGCGAATCAATCTTAAAAGCATTAATGCAGCTATTTGCAATTATTGCTTGGCCCGAAGAGAAAGGTAGTCTGGGTGATAGGCGCGCAATTGTAGAATCGTTTTTAAAACTCCAAATCAACAGAGATTTGGTCGATGAGTACCTTAAGATATTCGATACATTCTACGATCTATATCAGCTTAAACTAAGTGAGAAGAGCAAATCGGTAAAGCGAGCCTCGAGCAGTTCCGTTAGGCTATTAAAGATTTGCACGGAGATCAACAATCAGCTAACCCAGCAGCAAAAAGTTGTTGTTTTGGTTCGATTGCTTGAGTTTGCAAGGAGTGAAAGTGGAACGGTTTCCAACCAAGAAATGGCCTTCATTGCCACCGTTGCCGAAACATTTCATATTGAGGACACCGAATTCAACTCTATCCTTAACTATGCACTCCTCTCCTTCGACAAAATTGAGCATACCGAAGATATCCTTACCATCAGCAATGAGCCTGAGGACTATTCTGGCTTTGGGAAGAAACACATATTTTCCGATAACTTTAGAGGCGAGGTAAAGATCCTCAGCATCCTCTCGGCAAATATGTTCTTCATTCGGTACCATGGTAAGCATGAGCTCTACCTGAATGGCCATTTGCTGCTACCCGACAGAATCTTTGTGCTCAATGCCGGGGCATCAATTCGAAACGCCAAGATAAATGCCATTTACTATAGTGATATTCTCTCACGCTTTACCCTCGATAAAGTAAAGGAGCGTATCACTTTCGAAGCAAAGGAGGTAGAATACAAATTCCGAGGAGGGCAATTCGGCCTTCACTCCCTATCCTTTAGTGAAGAATCGGGCAAGTTAATTGGTATCATGGGAGCTTCAGGCGCAGGTAAATCTACGCTGCTGAACGTGCTAAACGGTAGCGATGCGCCCACCTCGGGAGAGGTCCAGATCAACGGCATCAGTATCCACAAGGAAAAGGAGGCCACTAAGGGGCTTATTGGGTTTGTATCGCAGGACGACCTGCTTATGGAAGACCTTTCCGTTTTCCAAAACCTTTACTACAACGCCAAACTTTGCTTTAGCAACTACTCCGAAAATGATATAGTAGAAACGGTAGATAGAACGCTAATCAACCTAGGCCTTTTCGATATTAAGCATATGCGCGTAGGCTCTCCTCTGAATAAGAAAATTAGCGGAGGCCAACGCAAGCGCTTAAACATAGCCCTAGAATTGATCCGGGAACCCACCATTCTTTTCCTTGACGAACCCACATCAGGGCTCTCATCCCGCGATTCAGAGAACATCTTGGATCTTCTAAAGGAGCTAACCTTAAAAGGGAAGTTGGTCTTTGTGGTTATTCACCAACCGTCTTCGGATATCTTTAAAATGTTCGATAAGTTGCTGATTCTGGACACAGGAGGATATTTGATATACAATGGAGACCCAATAGAGTCAATCATTTACTTCAAATCGCGCATTCAGCACGCCAACTGGAACGAGAGCGAATGTGCAACTTGCGGCAATGTTAACCCCGAACAGATCTTCAATATCGTTGAAGCTAACGTATTGGACGAGTATGGAAATTCAACCCGGGTAAGAAAGACCAGCCCGAAGGAATGGAATTACTACTACGATGAATTCTCGGCTAAAGAAAACTCAACCACCACGGTGTATGCCGATATGCCGGAGAAACAATTTAAAATCCCCAATAGACTCAAACAGCTGTGGGTATTCATTAGCAGAGATTTGCTCTCAAAATTTGCCAACAAGCAGTACTGGGTTATAAACTTAGTGGAACCACCACTTCTTGCATTTATCCTATCCTATATCATTAAATTCTACAACGTTGATGTAAACAATAAGATAGGTTATACTCTTGCCGATAATAGCAACCTACCAGTTTACATCTTTATGTCGGTGATTGTAGCAATCTTTATTGGACTCACAGTAAGTGCGGAAGAGATAATAAAGGATCAGAAAATCCTAAAACGCGAATCGTTCCTGAACCTTTCCCGAGCCAGCTACCTTCTATCGAAGGTAGCAATACTAATAGGTATCTCTGCTATTCAGGCATTTCTTTTTGTGATTGTTGGAAACACCATAATGGAAGTGCAAGGCATGTATTTTGCCTACTGGATTGTTCTTTTCAGCGCATGGGTATCGGCCAATATGCTTGGGTTGCTCATCTCCGATAGCTTTAAAACAGTTGTGACTATCTACATCCTAATCCCCTTCTTGGTAATCCCACAGATCATTTTAAGCGGCATCATTGTAAAGTATGAAAAGTTGAATCCCAACATTTCATCACCCGACCGGATTCCCTTTTATGGTGAGGTGATTGTGGCTCGGTGGGCCTATGAGGCATTAGCTGTATTTCAATTCAAAGAGAACCAATACCAGCAGCAGTTCTACGAGTTAGATAGAGCAATGAGCGTGGCCGATTTCCGGAGAAACTACTGGATTAAATCCATGAATAACAAAATTGACTTTATTGAGCGTGAAGGAATCACTGCAGACCAGCATAAAAAAGCCGAAAACGCCGTTATTCTCATACAAAACGAACTTCTCCGTCACGCAAAGTTACTGCCACAGCTATCGCCTCCGCAGGGCATCATCAAAGGCTTAAGTCAAGCTAAAATAACCCACGAAACCATATCTCAACTTCGCGATTACTTAGAGTTGATTCGACAATACTATGTTAAACTTTATAATACAGCCAACAACAAAAAAGACGCAATCATATCCACGGCTCAAAGCACGAACATCTCAAAGGAATCGTTCCTTCAGGAGAAAAGAGATTACTTCAATGAGAACTTGAGTGATTTGGTTCAAAACAACGATGAGGTAGACCGGATCATTGAGTATGATAATCATCTGATACAAAAGATTGATCCCATTTTCCTATACCCTGAAGGGAAGTTTATTGCATCACATTTCTATGCCCCTGCAAAACCCATCTTCGGCTATTACTATAGTACGTTTTGGGTAAACATCATAGTAATTTGGGTTATGTCAGGCTTTCTGTATGTTGCCGTATATTTTAGGTGGGTCAGAAAATTACTAGAGATCTCCGAATTTAGGCAAGGAAATAAGAAGGAATGA
- a CDS encoding DUF1987 domain-containing protein, which produces MELVNIEGTPKTPTISLNSETGSIEIKGRSIPENSIEFYKPIVDWLDEYAKSPKEKTVVSIQLEYFNTSSSKCILDVFKKLEALKKGKNDVVVNWYYEEDDEDMLEAGEDYESIIKIPFKMIEIVD; this is translated from the coding sequence ATGGAATTAGTAAACATAGAGGGAACTCCCAAAACACCAACCATTTCTCTGAACTCCGAAACTGGAAGCATCGAGATTAAAGGTCGTTCGATACCTGAAAACTCCATTGAGTTTTATAAACCCATTGTTGACTGGTTGGATGAATATGCGAAGTCTCCCAAGGAAAAAACGGTAGTAAGCATTCAATTGGAGTATTTCAACACCTCCTCTTCTAAGTGTATTCTTGATGTTTTTAAGAAATTAGAAGCCCTTAAAAAGGGTAAAAATGATGTTGTCGTTAATTGGTACTACGAGGAGGATGACGAAGATATGCTTGAGGCCGGTGAGGACTACGAATCGATTATAAAGATTCCGTTCAAGATGATCGAAATTGTAGACTAA
- a CDS encoding SiaB family protein kinase: protein MSHPIFFDLDKHFTEIHREGEPIFAYRGAITTDFINNTLFLVEAKLDDLIDHGAVRKKVYNVLVESLQNLFHHVDSPTGLVNNNGSYGLFVLTKLDAGFKVFTGNFILNERVDGLRKKLEKINTLTKEELKDFYKFVLNNQEFSSKGGGGLGLIDIARKTGTKLIYSFEPYDSSFCFFTFSVVIPEEEK, encoded by the coding sequence GTGAGCCACCCAATTTTTTTCGACTTGGATAAACACTTTACTGAGATCCACCGGGAGGGAGAACCTATATTTGCTTATAGGGGTGCTATAACTACGGATTTTATAAATAACACCCTCTTTCTCGTAGAAGCAAAACTGGATGATCTTATTGATCACGGAGCCGTTCGGAAGAAGGTTTATAACGTATTAGTTGAAAGTCTACAAAATCTTTTCCATCACGTCGATTCACCCACAGGCCTAGTCAATAACAATGGCAGTTATGGGTTGTTTGTTCTTACAAAACTAGACGCTGGATTTAAAGTTTTCACTGGGAATTTCATTCTCAATGAACGGGTGGATGGTCTTCGCAAAAAATTAGAAAAGATTAATACCCTTACCAAGGAAGAGTTAAAGGATTTTTATAAATTTGTTCTGAATAATCAGGAATTCTCATCCAAAGGTGGTGGTGGTTTAGGTCTCATTGATATAGCACGAAAAACAGGCACTAAACTAATCTACTCTTTTGAACCCTACGACAGCAGTTTTTGCTTTTTTACATTTTCAGTAGTTATTCCAGAAGAAGAAAAATAA